The Lactuca sativa cultivar Salinas chromosome 2, Lsat_Salinas_v11, whole genome shotgun sequence genome includes a window with the following:
- the LOC111915028 gene encoding zinc finger A20 and AN1 domain-containing stress-associated protein 6 yields MAEEQNWQEASNHTPCANNCGFLGSPTTFNFCSKCYEDHCLKDQNMSQAKLAVEKSLSQQPETSFSSISSPATAPSSDPLVVVKTVPEVAVKSQPRNRCAKCNRRVGLTGFTCRCGITCCGTHRYPEQHGCTFDYKTMGREAIAKANPVIKAAKLQKI; encoded by the coding sequence ATGGCTGAGGAACAGAATTGGCAAGAAGCAAGCAATCACACACCGTGTGCGAATAACTGCGGGTTCCTTGGGAGCCCCACAACGTTCAACTTCTGTTCCAAGTGCTACGAAGATCATTGCCTAAAGGACCAAAATATGTCACAGGCCAAGCTCGCCGTCGAGAAGAGCCTTTCTCAGCAACCAGAAACATCTTTTTCTTCCATATCCTCCCCAGCTACAGCACCTTCTTCCGATCCATTGGTAGTCGTGAAGACGGTGCCTGAAGTGGCTGTAAAATCACAGCCGCGGAACAGGTGCGCGAAATGCAATCGGCGCGTGGGTCTGACGGGGTTCACCTGCCGGTGTGGAATCACGTGCTGCGGGACCCACAGGTACCCGGAGCAGCATGGATGCACCTTCGATTACAAGACCATGGGGAGGGAAGCCATCGCCAAGGCGAATCCGGTGATCAAGGCTGCAAAACTGCAGAAGATTTGA